The sequence TAGACCTTAGAGGTAGCATACTATAAGGAAAACATTATTCTTTTTGAAGTTTGTTTATACTTTTATGTTATCTTGTTACAACTTTATTTTACCTTATTTGACATTAGATTACAAATCTCTTAAAATAGATGTAATTGAAATTTAGCTAATGGATTGATTGGAGGTGTTTTTAATGAAAAGCGAAATATTGGCACTTCTGAATTATTGGGAAAAAGAGAAAGGTATTGAGAAAAGTTTTCTTATTAGTGCGCTTGAAAACGGTCTACTTACTGTATACAGAAAAAAAGCTGAACTTGATACTACAATAAATATCAAGATAGATGCAGAGACTGGTGAAATACTTTTTTTGAATGAGGATGGAGAGCAGATACCGCCCCCTGCGTTTCAATGGGAAAGAATTGCTGCGCAAACTGCAAGGCAAGTAATAATGCAAAAATTGCGTGAAGCTGAAAAGAATACTATTTACCACGAGTTTAAGAAGATAGAGAATACCATTGTAAGCGGACGAGTTGAACGATTTGAAGATAATAACATTGTTATATCTATTGGTAAGACCGAAGCTATCCTTCCGTATCACCATAGATTACATAATGATAACTATAAAAGAGGTAACTACCTAAAAGCTTTTCTTTTAGAGGTGAGAAAACCTAATAGAGGGTTTTATCAATTGATAGTATCAAGAACTCATCCCGATTTAGTTAGGGAACTTCTTAAACTTGAAGTTCCAGAGATTTCTGATGATATTATCGTAATAAAAGATATTGCGAGGTTTCCTGGAGAGATTAGCAAAATATCTGTTTTTAGTCAGGAAGAAAACGTTGACCCTATTGGAACCTGTATAGGCGACAAGGCTATAAGAATTAAAAATATTACCAGAGAATTGAATGGTGAAAAGATTGAAATAATTTTGTGGAATGAAAAACCTGAAAAATATATATCTAACGCTCTTAGCCCTGCCACAACAAAGGAAGTTATATTGCATAAAATGAAAAATATAGCTTCTGTAATAGTCGATGATGCCCAAATTTTTCTTGCAATAGGCAAGAAAGGGCAAAATGTTCAGCTTGCTTCAAAACTAACGGGATGGGACATAAGGGTTTTTAAAAAGAATGAATTTGAAAGTGATAGACGACCTGCAACTACTGCCATAAAAGGGATAGACGAAGAAACTGCTATCCTTCTTGCTAAATACGGGTTTAGCTCAATAAAATCTATTGCAGAAGCCAATGTTGAAGCGTTGCTTAAAATACCTTCAATAGATGAAAATATTGCAAACAAAGTTATTCAAAAAGCTAAGTTGCATATTTCAAATCAAAATAAGGAAGAAAATGAGAGTATATCAGATAGCCAAGAAACACAATAAAAAGTCTAAAGAGATTATTTCGATTCTTGAAAAGGAAGGAATAAAAAACAAGAAGAGCATCAGTGGATTATCTGATGAAGAGATAAAGATTATTGAGACATTTTTACTGAAGAAAAAAGATGAAGCACCAAAAAAAGCCACAAAAAAGACTGTAGAAGAAGAAAAACCTGTTGAAAAAAAGAAAAAAACTGAAATAAAAAAAACTGTTCCAAAAGAGCCAGTTGCACCTAAAGAAACAAAGGTGGTACAACTTGAAGGAACTGAAGATATAAATATCCTTTCACAAAAACTTAATGTTAGTTCGGCAGATATTTTAAAGTATCTTCTAATGAGAGGGGTAGTAGGTAACATAAACCAGTCCCCTGGCAAAGAAACTATCAAAGATATAGGTGAACATTTTGGGTATACTGTTGAAATAAAAAAATTTGTACCACCACCTGCAACGCCACCGGTGGCATCTGATGAAAATTTAACAGAAAGAGCTCCAGTTGTTACTTTGATGGGGCACGTTGACCACGGAAAAACAACAATTCTGGATGCGATACGTAAAAGTAGTATAGTCGACAAAGAGTTTGGTCAGATTACCCAAAAAATTGGTGCTTACAAGTTGAATCTACCTGAAGGTTCTATAGTTTTTTTAGATACACCTGGTCACGAATCTTTTACAGCAATGAGAGCAAGGGGTGCTTTTATTACTGATATTGTTATACTTGTAGTTGCAGCAGACGATGGGATGAAACCCCAGACCATTGAAGCTATAAACCATGCTAAATCAGCAAATGTACCTATAATAGTTGCGATAAACAAGGTAGACAAACCTGGTATAAACATTGATAGAGTTAAACAACAATTATCCGAACAAGGTCTTACTCCTGCTGACTGGGGTGGTCAAACAGAAATCGTTAACGTCTCTGCAATAAACGGACAAGGTATTGATGAACTTCTTGAAATTGTACTTCTTATTGGACAACTCCTTGAATTGAAGGCTAATGCATCAGGTAATGCTAAAGGAACTGTTATTGAGTCGCATATGGACAAAGCCAAAGGTCCTATTACAACCGTACTGGTACAGAAAGGGAAACTGAATGTTGGAGATTTTTTTGTTATTGGTAAAACCTACGGCAAAGTTAGAGCAATGATGGATGACTGGAATAATAGGCTATCTGTTGCTGGACCATCAACGCCAGTTGAAATACTTGGAACTCAAGCCATAACAAACCCTGGCGACAAATTTCTTGTATTTGACACAGAAAAAGCTGCCCGTAAATATATTGACGATATTAAGGCAGCTAAACCTGATAAAGTTTCAGAAGTAAAGAAGATTACACTTGAAGATTTGTATGATGAGATACAAAAAGGTTCAATTCAAGAGATTAAACTTATTATCAAAACAGATTATGTAGGTTCTATTGAAGCTATAAAAGATGTTATCGAAAAGATTCCAATGACTGAAATTAAAATAACTATTCTACACTCTGAAGCGGGACCTATAACGGAATCAGATATACTTCTTGCCTCGGCTTCTAATGCTATTGTTCTTGGATTTAATGTGCCTTTAACAAAAAACATTGAAGATATAGCCCGAACTGAAAAAGTAGAAATACGTACTTATCAAATTATTTATGACCTTGCAGAAGATATACGAAACGCAGTTGAAGGTATGCTCCAACCAGAACTCAAAGAAGTTTTACTTGGACAGGCTATGGTTAAACAAGTCTTCAACCTTTCAGACAACTCTTCTGTTGCTGGCTCAATAGTACTTGAAGGCAAAATAGTTAGAAACTCTTTATGTAGAGTAATAAGAAATGGTGCCGTTATTAATCAAGGTAAGATAAATAGTTTAAAACGTTTCAAAGAGAATGTTAAAGAGGTAAAATTGAATACCGAATGTGGTATAGGGGTAGACAATTTCAATAGTTTTGAAGAGAGAGATATTATACAGTCATTTATGAACGTTAAAACTGCAAGAAAACTTTAACTTAAAATAAGTAAAATGAATAATTGTATTTTTTGTAAAATGGTAAAGGGAGAAATACCTTGTAATAAGGTTTATGAGGATGCTCTTTCTATTGCGTTTAAAGACATTAATCCCCAAGCGCCTGTTCATATACTTATAATTCCTAAACAACATATTTCTAATATTTCCGAAAGTGATGATAGGTTACTATTGGGTACATTACTTCAGACCGCCTCTTTAATTGCTAAGCAAGAGAATATTTCAGAATCAGGTTATAGACTAATAATTAACACAAACAAAAATGCTGGGCAGACAGTTGACCATTTACATATACATCTTCTTGGCGGAAGAATTATGAAGTGGCCTCCCGGTTAAGTTGACCAAAGATTATGGTAAAAAGAATAAAAATTGGAAAATTTG comes from bacterium and encodes:
- the nusA gene encoding transcription termination factor NusA; the encoded protein is MKSEILALLNYWEKEKGIEKSFLISALENGLLTVYRKKAELDTTINIKIDAETGEILFLNEDGEQIPPPAFQWERIAAQTARQVIMQKLREAEKNTIYHEFKKIENTIVSGRVERFEDNNIVISIGKTEAILPYHHRLHNDNYKRGNYLKAFLLEVRKPNRGFYQLIVSRTHPDLVRELLKLEVPEISDDIIVIKDIARFPGEISKISVFSQEENVDPIGTCIGDKAIRIKNITRELNGEKIEIILWNEKPEKYISNALSPATTKEVILHKMKNIASVIVDDAQIFLAIGKKGQNVQLASKLTGWDIRVFKKNEFESDRRPATTAIKGIDEETAILLAKYGFSSIKSIAEANVEALLKIPSIDENIANKVIQKAKLHISNQNKEENESISDSQETQ
- the infB gene encoding translation initiation factor IF-2; this translates as MRVYQIAKKHNKKSKEIISILEKEGIKNKKSISGLSDEEIKIIETFLLKKKDEAPKKATKKTVEEEKPVEKKKKTEIKKTVPKEPVAPKETKVVQLEGTEDINILSQKLNVSSADILKYLLMRGVVGNINQSPGKETIKDIGEHFGYTVEIKKFVPPPATPPVASDENLTERAPVVTLMGHVDHGKTTILDAIRKSSIVDKEFGQITQKIGAYKLNLPEGSIVFLDTPGHESFTAMRARGAFITDIVILVVAADDGMKPQTIEAINHAKSANVPIIVAINKVDKPGINIDRVKQQLSEQGLTPADWGGQTEIVNVSAINGQGIDELLEIVLLIGQLLELKANASGNAKGTVIESHMDKAKGPITTVLVQKGKLNVGDFFVIGKTYGKVRAMMDDWNNRLSVAGPSTPVEILGTQAITNPGDKFLVFDTEKAARKYIDDIKAAKPDKVSEVKKITLEDLYDEIQKGSIQEIKLIIKTDYVGSIEAIKDVIEKIPMTEIKITILHSEAGPITESDILLASASNAIVLGFNVPLTKNIEDIARTEKVEIRTYQIIYDLAEDIRNAVEGMLQPELKEVLLGQAMVKQVFNLSDNSSVAGSIVLEGKIVRNSLCRVIRNGAVINQGKINSLKRFKENVKEVKLNTECGIGVDNFNSFEERDIIQSFMNVKTARKL
- a CDS encoding histidine triad nucleotide-binding protein; its protein translation is MNNCIFCKMVKGEIPCNKVYEDALSIAFKDINPQAPVHILIIPKQHISNISESDDRLLLGTLLQTASLIAKQENISESGYRLIINTNKNAGQTVDHLHIHLLGGRIMKWPPG